A single genomic interval of Xyrauchen texanus isolate HMW12.3.18 chromosome 8, RBS_HiC_50CHRs, whole genome shotgun sequence harbors:
- the hgs gene encoding hepatocyte growth factor-regulated tyrosine kinase substrate isoform X7, with translation MGKGGGTFERLLDKATSQLLLETDWESILQICDLIRQGDTQAKYAIGAIKKKLSDKNPHVVIYALEVLESVVKNCGQTIHDEVACKVTMEELKELFKKQPELNVKNKILYLIQAWAHAFRNEPKYKVVQDTYQIMKVEGHVFPEFKESDAMFAAERAPDWVDAEECHRCRVQFGVMTRKHHCRACGQIFCGKCSSKCSTIPKFGIEKEVRVCEPCFEILNNHPSLSPPPRKAEGKSTNSGQSELPPEYLTSPLSQQSQVVPTESMPPKRDEAALQEEEELQLAIALSQSEAEEKQRMRHKNTYTAYPKADPTPVTSSAPPASTLYTSPVNSSAPSAEEVDPELARYLNRTYWEKKQEEARKSPTPSAPAPVSLPEPVPISQPVESHTPVQPINIVEQQYQNGESEENHEQFLKALQNAVTTFLNRMKSNHMRGRSITNDSAVLSLFQSINNMHPQLLEILNQLDEKRLYYEGLQDKLAQVRDARAALNALRDEHREKLRRAAEEAERQRQMQLAQKLEIMRQKKQEYLAMQRQLAIQRLQEQEKERQMRLEQQKHTIQMRAQMPAFSLPYAQMQSLPHNVAGGVVYPPAGPPSYPGTFSPAGSVEGSPMHGAYMNQPGQTDPNMVNAYMYQTAGNNGQPAAPGQAPPSTTPAYTNYQPTPTQGYQNVVSQAQSLPPMSQAAPTNGMAYMGYQPYSMQNMMTALPGQDPNMPPQQPYMPGQQPMYQQMAPPGGPQQPSQQQHQHQHQQAPPGSAEAQLISFD, from the exons ATGGGCAAAGGCGGCGGTACATTTGAGAGACTGTTGG ATAAAGCTACCAGTCAGCTGCTGCTGGAGACAGACTGGGAGTCCATTTTGCAGATATGTGACCTCATTCGCCAAGGAGATACACA GGCAAAATATGCAATTGGCGCCATCAAGAAGAAACTCAGTGACAAAAATCCACACGTAGTCATTTATGCTCTTGAG gttctggagtcagtggtgaaGAACTGTGGCCAGACGATTCACGATGAAGTGGCCTGTAAGGTGACAATGGAAGAGCTGAAAGAGCTGTTCAAG AAACAACCTGAACTGAACGTGAAGAACAAGATCCTTTATCTCATCCAGGCCTGGGCCCACGCCTTCCGCAACGAGCCCAAGTACAAAGTCGTTCAGGACACTTATCAGATCATGAAAGTGGAAG GTCATGTCTTCCCAGAATTCAAGGAGAGTGATGCCATGTTTGCTGCAGAGAGG GCCCCTGATTGGGTAGATGCAGAGGAATGCCACAGATGTCGGGTTCAGTTTGGAGTAATGACCCGAAAG CATCACTGCAGGGCATGTGGGCAGATTTTCTGTGGGAAATGCTCTTCTAAGTGCTCTACCATTCCTAAGTTTGGCATTGAGAAGgaggtgcgtgtgtgtgagccCTGCTTCGAGATTCTCAACAA CCACCCCTCCCTCTCTCCCCCTCCTAGGAAAGCTGAAGGGAAGAGCACCAACTCTGGGCAGTCTGAGCTCCCCCCTGAGTACCTGACCAGCCCTCTGTCCCAGCAGTCTCAGGTAGTGCCCACCGAATCA ATGCCTCCTAAAAGAGACGAGGCGGCGCTCCAGGAGGAAGAGGAACTGCAGCTGGCCATCGCTCTGTCTCAGAGTGAAGCTGAGGAGAAGCAGAGGATG AGACATAAGAACACATACACTGCATACCCTAAAGCTGATCCCACCCCTGTGACTTCctctgccccacctgccagcactctCTACACCTCTCCTGTG AACTCATCAGCTCCGTCTGCTGAAGAAGTGGATCCAGAG CTGGCTCGTTATCTGAATAGAACTTACTGGGAGAAGAAACAAGAAGAGGCTCGGAAGAGTCCCACCCCCTCCGCTCCTGCCCCGGTGTCACTGCCTGAGCCTGTGCCAATCAGCCAACCAGTGGAGAGCCACACCCCAGTCCAACCCATCAACATAGTGGAG CAGCAGTATCAGAATGGCGAATCGGAGGAGAACCACGAGCAGTTCCTGAAAGCCTTGCAGAATGCAGTCACCACCTTCCTCAACCGCATGAAGAGCAACCACATGCGCGGACGCAGCATCACCAATGACAGCGCGGTGCTCTCTCTCTTCCAGTCCATAAACAACATGCACCCACAGCTGCTCGAGATTCTCAACCAGCTGGACGAGAAGAGAT TATACTACGAGGGACTTCAGGACAAACTGGCGCAGGTGCGTGATGCTCGAGCGGCTCTGAACGCTCTGAGAGATGAACACAGAGAGAAACTTCGGAGGGCTGCGGAGGAAGCCGAGAGACAGAGACAAATGCAGCTCGCTCAGAAACTGGAGATCATGAGGCAGAAGAAACAG GAGTACCTGGCAATGCAGAGGCAGCTGGCCATTCAACGTCTGCAGGAGCAGGAGAAGGAGAGACAGATGCGTCTGGAGCAGCAGAAACACACCATACAGATGAGAGCACAGATGCCTGCATTCTCTCTGCCTTACGCCCAG ATGCAGTCACTGCCACATAATGTGGCAGGAGGGGTGGTGTATCCCCCTGCTGGGCCTCCAAGTTACCCAGGCACGTTCAGCCCTGCTGGTTCAGTGGAAGGGTCGCCCATGCATGGTGCCTATATGAACCAGCCTGGACAGACAG ATCCCAACATGGTGAACGCTTACATGTACCAGACCGCCGGCAACAACGGACAGCCTGCTGCTCCGGGACAAGCCCCTCCCTCAACCACCCCTGCCTATACTAATTACCAGCCCACACCCACACAGGGATACCAG AATGTGGTGTCTCAAGCTCAGAGTTTGCCCCCTATGTCCCAGGCTGCCCCTACCAATGGCATGGCCTATATGGGCTACCAGCCATACAGCATGCAG AATATGATGACAGCTCTTCCAGGACAAGACCCCAACATGCCCCCCCAACAGCCGTACATGCCTGGGCAACAGCCGATGTACCAGCAG ATGGCTCCCCCTGGTGGTCCACAGCAGCCATCACAACAACAGCACCAGCACCAGCACCAGCAGGCTCCTCCAGGCAGCGCAGAGGCTCAGCTTATTTCGTTTGACTGA
- the hgs gene encoding hepatocyte growth factor-regulated tyrosine kinase substrate isoform X9 — MGKGGGTFERLLDKATSQLLLETDWESILQICDLIRQGDTQAKYAIGAIKKKLSDKNPHVVIYALEVLESVVKNCGQTIHDEVACKVTMEELKELFKKQPELNVKNKILYLIQAWAHAFRNEPKYKVVQDTYQIMKVEGHVFPEFKESDAMFAAERAPDWVDAEECHRCRVQFGVMTRKHHCRACGQIFCGKCSSKCSTIPKFGIEKEVRVCEPCFEILNKKAEGKSTNSGQSELPPEYLTSPLSQQSQMPPKRDEAALQEEEELQLAIALSQSEAEEKQRMRHKNTYTAYPKADPTPVTSSAPPASTLYTSPVNSSAPSAEEVDPELARYLNRTYWEKKQEEARKSPTPSAPAPVSLPEPVPISQPVESHTPVQPINIVEQYQNGESEENHEQFLKALQNAVTTFLNRMKSNHMRGRSITNDSAVLSLFQSINNMHPQLLEILNQLDEKRLYYEGLQDKLAQVRDARAALNALRDEHREKLRRAAEEAERQRQMQLAQKLEIMRQKKQEYLAMQRQLAIQRLQEQEKERQMRLEQQKHTIQMRAQMPAFSLPYAQMQSLPHNVAGGVVYPPAGPPSYPGTFSPAGSVEGSPMHGAYMNQPGQTGAGGPYQAMPVSATDPNMVNAYMYQTAGNNGQPAAPGQAPPSTTPAYTNYQPTPTQGYQNVVSQAQSLPPMSQAAPTNGMAYMGYQPYSMQNMMTALPGQDPNMPPQQPYMPGQQPMYQQMAPPGGPQQPSQQQHQHQHQQAPPGSAEAQLISFD, encoded by the exons ATGGGCAAAGGCGGCGGTACATTTGAGAGACTGTTGG ATAAAGCTACCAGTCAGCTGCTGCTGGAGACAGACTGGGAGTCCATTTTGCAGATATGTGACCTCATTCGCCAAGGAGATACACA GGCAAAATATGCAATTGGCGCCATCAAGAAGAAACTCAGTGACAAAAATCCACACGTAGTCATTTATGCTCTTGAG gttctggagtcagtggtgaaGAACTGTGGCCAGACGATTCACGATGAAGTGGCCTGTAAGGTGACAATGGAAGAGCTGAAAGAGCTGTTCAAG AAACAACCTGAACTGAACGTGAAGAACAAGATCCTTTATCTCATCCAGGCCTGGGCCCACGCCTTCCGCAACGAGCCCAAGTACAAAGTCGTTCAGGACACTTATCAGATCATGAAAGTGGAAG GTCATGTCTTCCCAGAATTCAAGGAGAGTGATGCCATGTTTGCTGCAGAGAGG GCCCCTGATTGGGTAGATGCAGAGGAATGCCACAGATGTCGGGTTCAGTTTGGAGTAATGACCCGAAAG CATCACTGCAGGGCATGTGGGCAGATTTTCTGTGGGAAATGCTCTTCTAAGTGCTCTACCATTCCTAAGTTTGGCATTGAGAAGgaggtgcgtgtgtgtgagccCTGCTTCGAGATTCTCAACAA GAAAGCTGAAGGGAAGAGCACCAACTCTGGGCAGTCTGAGCTCCCCCCTGAGTACCTGACCAGCCCTCTGTCCCAGCAGTCTCAG ATGCCTCCTAAAAGAGACGAGGCGGCGCTCCAGGAGGAAGAGGAACTGCAGCTGGCCATCGCTCTGTCTCAGAGTGAAGCTGAGGAGAAGCAGAGGATG AGACATAAGAACACATACACTGCATACCCTAAAGCTGATCCCACCCCTGTGACTTCctctgccccacctgccagcactctCTACACCTCTCCTGTG AACTCATCAGCTCCGTCTGCTGAAGAAGTGGATCCAGAG CTGGCTCGTTATCTGAATAGAACTTACTGGGAGAAGAAACAAGAAGAGGCTCGGAAGAGTCCCACCCCCTCCGCTCCTGCCCCGGTGTCACTGCCTGAGCCTGTGCCAATCAGCCAACCAGTGGAGAGCCACACCCCAGTCCAACCCATCAACATAGTGGAG CAGTATCAGAATGGCGAATCGGAGGAGAACCACGAGCAGTTCCTGAAAGCCTTGCAGAATGCAGTCACCACCTTCCTCAACCGCATGAAGAGCAACCACATGCGCGGACGCAGCATCACCAATGACAGCGCGGTGCTCTCTCTCTTCCAGTCCATAAACAACATGCACCCACAGCTGCTCGAGATTCTCAACCAGCTGGACGAGAAGAGAT TATACTACGAGGGACTTCAGGACAAACTGGCGCAGGTGCGTGATGCTCGAGCGGCTCTGAACGCTCTGAGAGATGAACACAGAGAGAAACTTCGGAGGGCTGCGGAGGAAGCCGAGAGACAGAGACAAATGCAGCTCGCTCAGAAACTGGAGATCATGAGGCAGAAGAAACAG GAGTACCTGGCAATGCAGAGGCAGCTGGCCATTCAACGTCTGCAGGAGCAGGAGAAGGAGAGACAGATGCGTCTGGAGCAGCAGAAACACACCATACAGATGAGAGCACAGATGCCTGCATTCTCTCTGCCTTACGCCCAG ATGCAGTCACTGCCACATAATGTGGCAGGAGGGGTGGTGTATCCCCCTGCTGGGCCTCCAAGTTACCCAGGCACGTTCAGCCCTGCTGGTTCAGTGGAAGGGTCGCCCATGCATGGTGCCTATATGAACCAGCCTGGACAGACAGGTGCTGGTGGGCCATACCAGGCCATGCCTGTGTCTGCTACAG ATCCCAACATGGTGAACGCTTACATGTACCAGACCGCCGGCAACAACGGACAGCCTGCTGCTCCGGGACAAGCCCCTCCCTCAACCACCCCTGCCTATACTAATTACCAGCCCACACCCACACAGGGATACCAG AATGTGGTGTCTCAAGCTCAGAGTTTGCCCCCTATGTCCCAGGCTGCCCCTACCAATGGCATGGCCTATATGGGCTACCAGCCATACAGCATGCAG AATATGATGACAGCTCTTCCAGGACAAGACCCCAACATGCCCCCCCAACAGCCGTACATGCCTGGGCAACAGCCGATGTACCAGCAG ATGGCTCCCCCTGGTGGTCCACAGCAGCCATCACAACAACAGCACCAGCACCAGCACCAGCAGGCTCCTCCAGGCAGCGCAGAGGCTCAGCTTATTTCGTTTGACTGA
- the hgs gene encoding hepatocyte growth factor-regulated tyrosine kinase substrate isoform X5, with amino-acid sequence MGKGGGTFERLLDKATSQLLLETDWESILQICDLIRQGDTQAKYAIGAIKKKLSDKNPHVVIYALEVLESVVKNCGQTIHDEVACKVTMEELKELFKKQPELNVKNKILYLIQAWAHAFRNEPKYKVVQDTYQIMKVEGHVFPEFKESDAMFAAERAPDWVDAEECHRCRVQFGVMTRKHHCRACGQIFCGKCSSKCSTIPKFGIEKEVRVCEPCFEILNKKAEGKSTNSGQSELPPEYLTSPLSQQSQVVPTESMPPKRDEAALQEEEELQLAIALSQSEAEEKQRMRHKNTYTAYPKADPTPVTSSAPPASTLYTSPVNSSAPSAEEVDPELARYLNRTYWEKKQEEARKSPTPSAPAPVSLPEPVPISQPVESHTPVQPINIVEQQYQNGESEENHEQFLKALQNAVTTFLNRMKSNHMRGRSITNDSAVLSLFQSINNMHPQLLEILNQLDEKRLYYEGLQDKLAQVRDARAALNALRDEHREKLRRAAEEAERQRQMQLAQKLEIMRQKKQEYLAMQRQLAIQRLQEQEKERQMRLEQQKHTIQMRAQMPAFSLPYAQMQSLPHNVAGGVVYPPAGPPSYPGTFSPAGSVEGSPMHGAYMNQPGQTGAGGPYQAMPVSATDPNMVNAYMYQTAGNNGQPAAPGQAPPSTTPAYTNYQPTPTQGYQNVVSQAQSLPPMSQAAPTNGMAYMGYQPYSMQNMMTALPGQDPNMPPQQPYMPGQQPMYQQMAPPGGPQQPSQQQHQHQHQQAPPGSAEAQLISFD; translated from the exons ATGGGCAAAGGCGGCGGTACATTTGAGAGACTGTTGG ATAAAGCTACCAGTCAGCTGCTGCTGGAGACAGACTGGGAGTCCATTTTGCAGATATGTGACCTCATTCGCCAAGGAGATACACA GGCAAAATATGCAATTGGCGCCATCAAGAAGAAACTCAGTGACAAAAATCCACACGTAGTCATTTATGCTCTTGAG gttctggagtcagtggtgaaGAACTGTGGCCAGACGATTCACGATGAAGTGGCCTGTAAGGTGACAATGGAAGAGCTGAAAGAGCTGTTCAAG AAACAACCTGAACTGAACGTGAAGAACAAGATCCTTTATCTCATCCAGGCCTGGGCCCACGCCTTCCGCAACGAGCCCAAGTACAAAGTCGTTCAGGACACTTATCAGATCATGAAAGTGGAAG GTCATGTCTTCCCAGAATTCAAGGAGAGTGATGCCATGTTTGCTGCAGAGAGG GCCCCTGATTGGGTAGATGCAGAGGAATGCCACAGATGTCGGGTTCAGTTTGGAGTAATGACCCGAAAG CATCACTGCAGGGCATGTGGGCAGATTTTCTGTGGGAAATGCTCTTCTAAGTGCTCTACCATTCCTAAGTTTGGCATTGAGAAGgaggtgcgtgtgtgtgagccCTGCTTCGAGATTCTCAACAA GAAAGCTGAAGGGAAGAGCACCAACTCTGGGCAGTCTGAGCTCCCCCCTGAGTACCTGACCAGCCCTCTGTCCCAGCAGTCTCAGGTAGTGCCCACCGAATCA ATGCCTCCTAAAAGAGACGAGGCGGCGCTCCAGGAGGAAGAGGAACTGCAGCTGGCCATCGCTCTGTCTCAGAGTGAAGCTGAGGAGAAGCAGAGGATG AGACATAAGAACACATACACTGCATACCCTAAAGCTGATCCCACCCCTGTGACTTCctctgccccacctgccagcactctCTACACCTCTCCTGTG AACTCATCAGCTCCGTCTGCTGAAGAAGTGGATCCAGAG CTGGCTCGTTATCTGAATAGAACTTACTGGGAGAAGAAACAAGAAGAGGCTCGGAAGAGTCCCACCCCCTCCGCTCCTGCCCCGGTGTCACTGCCTGAGCCTGTGCCAATCAGCCAACCAGTGGAGAGCCACACCCCAGTCCAACCCATCAACATAGTGGAG CAGCAGTATCAGAATGGCGAATCGGAGGAGAACCACGAGCAGTTCCTGAAAGCCTTGCAGAATGCAGTCACCACCTTCCTCAACCGCATGAAGAGCAACCACATGCGCGGACGCAGCATCACCAATGACAGCGCGGTGCTCTCTCTCTTCCAGTCCATAAACAACATGCACCCACAGCTGCTCGAGATTCTCAACCAGCTGGACGAGAAGAGAT TATACTACGAGGGACTTCAGGACAAACTGGCGCAGGTGCGTGATGCTCGAGCGGCTCTGAACGCTCTGAGAGATGAACACAGAGAGAAACTTCGGAGGGCTGCGGAGGAAGCCGAGAGACAGAGACAAATGCAGCTCGCTCAGAAACTGGAGATCATGAGGCAGAAGAAACAG GAGTACCTGGCAATGCAGAGGCAGCTGGCCATTCAACGTCTGCAGGAGCAGGAGAAGGAGAGACAGATGCGTCTGGAGCAGCAGAAACACACCATACAGATGAGAGCACAGATGCCTGCATTCTCTCTGCCTTACGCCCAG ATGCAGTCACTGCCACATAATGTGGCAGGAGGGGTGGTGTATCCCCCTGCTGGGCCTCCAAGTTACCCAGGCACGTTCAGCCCTGCTGGTTCAGTGGAAGGGTCGCCCATGCATGGTGCCTATATGAACCAGCCTGGACAGACAGGTGCTGGTGGGCCATACCAGGCCATGCCTGTGTCTGCTACAG ATCCCAACATGGTGAACGCTTACATGTACCAGACCGCCGGCAACAACGGACAGCCTGCTGCTCCGGGACAAGCCCCTCCCTCAACCACCCCTGCCTATACTAATTACCAGCCCACACCCACACAGGGATACCAG AATGTGGTGTCTCAAGCTCAGAGTTTGCCCCCTATGTCCCAGGCTGCCCCTACCAATGGCATGGCCTATATGGGCTACCAGCCATACAGCATGCAG AATATGATGACAGCTCTTCCAGGACAAGACCCCAACATGCCCCCCCAACAGCCGTACATGCCTGGGCAACAGCCGATGTACCAGCAG ATGGCTCCCCCTGGTGGTCCACAGCAGCCATCACAACAACAGCACCAGCACCAGCACCAGCAGGCTCCTCCAGGCAGCGCAGAGGCTCAGCTTATTTCGTTTGACTGA
- the hgs gene encoding hepatocyte growth factor-regulated tyrosine kinase substrate isoform X8 codes for MGKGGGTFERLLDKATSQLLLETDWESILQICDLIRQGDTQAKYAIGAIKKKLSDKNPHVVIYALEVLESVVKNCGQTIHDEVACKVTMEELKELFKKQPELNVKNKILYLIQAWAHAFRNEPKYKVVQDTYQIMKVEGHVFPEFKESDAMFAAERAPDWVDAEECHRCRVQFGVMTRKHHCRACGQIFCGKCSSKCSTIPKFGIEKEVRVCEPCFEILNKKAEGKSTNSGQSELPPEYLTSPLSQQSQMPPKRDEAALQEEEELQLAIALSQSEAEEKQRMRHKNTYTAYPKADPTPVTSSAPPASTLYTSPVNSSAPSAEEVDPELARYLNRTYWEKKQEEARKSPTPSAPAPVSLPEPVPISQPVESHTPVQPINIVEQQYQNGESEENHEQFLKALQNAVTTFLNRMKSNHMRGRSITNDSAVLSLFQSINNMHPQLLEILNQLDEKRLYYEGLQDKLAQVRDARAALNALRDEHREKLRRAAEEAERQRQMQLAQKLEIMRQKKQEYLAMQRQLAIQRLQEQEKERQMRLEQQKHTIQMRAQMPAFSLPYAQMQSLPHNVAGGVVYPPAGPPSYPGTFSPAGSVEGSPMHGAYMNQPGQTGAGGPYQAMPVSATDPNMVNAYMYQTAGNNGQPAAPGQAPPSTTPAYTNYQPTPTQGYQNVVSQAQSLPPMSQAAPTNGMAYMGYQPYSMQNMMTALPGQDPNMPPQQPYMPGQQPMYQQMAPPGGPQQPSQQQHQHQHQQAPPGSAEAQLISFD; via the exons ATGGGCAAAGGCGGCGGTACATTTGAGAGACTGTTGG ATAAAGCTACCAGTCAGCTGCTGCTGGAGACAGACTGGGAGTCCATTTTGCAGATATGTGACCTCATTCGCCAAGGAGATACACA GGCAAAATATGCAATTGGCGCCATCAAGAAGAAACTCAGTGACAAAAATCCACACGTAGTCATTTATGCTCTTGAG gttctggagtcagtggtgaaGAACTGTGGCCAGACGATTCACGATGAAGTGGCCTGTAAGGTGACAATGGAAGAGCTGAAAGAGCTGTTCAAG AAACAACCTGAACTGAACGTGAAGAACAAGATCCTTTATCTCATCCAGGCCTGGGCCCACGCCTTCCGCAACGAGCCCAAGTACAAAGTCGTTCAGGACACTTATCAGATCATGAAAGTGGAAG GTCATGTCTTCCCAGAATTCAAGGAGAGTGATGCCATGTTTGCTGCAGAGAGG GCCCCTGATTGGGTAGATGCAGAGGAATGCCACAGATGTCGGGTTCAGTTTGGAGTAATGACCCGAAAG CATCACTGCAGGGCATGTGGGCAGATTTTCTGTGGGAAATGCTCTTCTAAGTGCTCTACCATTCCTAAGTTTGGCATTGAGAAGgaggtgcgtgtgtgtgagccCTGCTTCGAGATTCTCAACAA GAAAGCTGAAGGGAAGAGCACCAACTCTGGGCAGTCTGAGCTCCCCCCTGAGTACCTGACCAGCCCTCTGTCCCAGCAGTCTCAG ATGCCTCCTAAAAGAGACGAGGCGGCGCTCCAGGAGGAAGAGGAACTGCAGCTGGCCATCGCTCTGTCTCAGAGTGAAGCTGAGGAGAAGCAGAGGATG AGACATAAGAACACATACACTGCATACCCTAAAGCTGATCCCACCCCTGTGACTTCctctgccccacctgccagcactctCTACACCTCTCCTGTG AACTCATCAGCTCCGTCTGCTGAAGAAGTGGATCCAGAG CTGGCTCGTTATCTGAATAGAACTTACTGGGAGAAGAAACAAGAAGAGGCTCGGAAGAGTCCCACCCCCTCCGCTCCTGCCCCGGTGTCACTGCCTGAGCCTGTGCCAATCAGCCAACCAGTGGAGAGCCACACCCCAGTCCAACCCATCAACATAGTGGAG CAGCAGTATCAGAATGGCGAATCGGAGGAGAACCACGAGCAGTTCCTGAAAGCCTTGCAGAATGCAGTCACCACCTTCCTCAACCGCATGAAGAGCAACCACATGCGCGGACGCAGCATCACCAATGACAGCGCGGTGCTCTCTCTCTTCCAGTCCATAAACAACATGCACCCACAGCTGCTCGAGATTCTCAACCAGCTGGACGAGAAGAGAT TATACTACGAGGGACTTCAGGACAAACTGGCGCAGGTGCGTGATGCTCGAGCGGCTCTGAACGCTCTGAGAGATGAACACAGAGAGAAACTTCGGAGGGCTGCGGAGGAAGCCGAGAGACAGAGACAAATGCAGCTCGCTCAGAAACTGGAGATCATGAGGCAGAAGAAACAG GAGTACCTGGCAATGCAGAGGCAGCTGGCCATTCAACGTCTGCAGGAGCAGGAGAAGGAGAGACAGATGCGTCTGGAGCAGCAGAAACACACCATACAGATGAGAGCACAGATGCCTGCATTCTCTCTGCCTTACGCCCAG ATGCAGTCACTGCCACATAATGTGGCAGGAGGGGTGGTGTATCCCCCTGCTGGGCCTCCAAGTTACCCAGGCACGTTCAGCCCTGCTGGTTCAGTGGAAGGGTCGCCCATGCATGGTGCCTATATGAACCAGCCTGGACAGACAGGTGCTGGTGGGCCATACCAGGCCATGCCTGTGTCTGCTACAG ATCCCAACATGGTGAACGCTTACATGTACCAGACCGCCGGCAACAACGGACAGCCTGCTGCTCCGGGACAAGCCCCTCCCTCAACCACCCCTGCCTATACTAATTACCAGCCCACACCCACACAGGGATACCAG AATGTGGTGTCTCAAGCTCAGAGTTTGCCCCCTATGTCCCAGGCTGCCCCTACCAATGGCATGGCCTATATGGGCTACCAGCCATACAGCATGCAG AATATGATGACAGCTCTTCCAGGACAAGACCCCAACATGCCCCCCCAACAGCCGTACATGCCTGGGCAACAGCCGATGTACCAGCAG ATGGCTCCCCCTGGTGGTCCACAGCAGCCATCACAACAACAGCACCAGCACCAGCACCAGCAGGCTCCTCCAGGCAGCGCAGAGGCTCAGCTTATTTCGTTTGACTGA